The Candidatus Schekmanbacteria bacterium RIFCSPLOWO2_02_FULL_38_14 genomic interval TTTTATCTTTTAATTTTTCAAAGAAATATTTGACCGCATCGTATTCACTTTTGGCAAATTGATATGCCTGGTCTTTTTTGTAAAGGTTATATTCAAGATCCCACTGTTCTTTGACTAACTTTTTGTATGCTACATCTTTATTCAACTCTTTTAATAATTTTTCCCTTTTCAATCCCTTCTTCTTTAATTCTTCTCCCGAGAACCCGAGTTCGCCTTTAACCCTTTGAAAAACATCTTCTTTTGCCTTATCATTTTTTTTTAATTCCATGGACTTGAATTCCCTCTGATATTTTTTCCATTCCCTGTTATAATCATCCTCCAATGACCAAAGGAAGGTCAAAACCAGAAGAAGGGTTGAGATGACAAAGGCTTTTTTCATAGGATTAAATATTAAACCAGGGAGTGACTATCAGATATTTTAAATTTATGGTCCATGTTAAAAACATCTTTATAGGCAGAGCAAGCATTATCAAGAGAAGAACTATGGTTATTACAAACCGTAAAAATCCGAGGCTTTTATAAAAATCTCTCTTTAGGATAGCTAAGATCAAAGGTAGACCAAAAAAATAAAGAATTAGGAGAAAAAATCCAGGAAGTTCCCTGATAATCCAGTGGCTTTTAGGGTTGAGGCCTAAAATTTCTGAAAGGTTTACATTTGTTAAGGGTTCCACTTTGTAAGTGTCCCATTTTTCATAAGGGGAGAAAAAGTTCCAGCCAGGTCCCCTCAAAAAGGTTCCCACAATTATTAGAAAAACCCAGAGGATTAAAAACCCGAATAAGAATGTGGTTACTGCAAATTTTCTTTCAGAGAGGGTATAATAGCCATTCCCTTTTGGGTTTGTATCAATATAGGGAATCGCCATAAGGCCAAAAATGATAAGAAGGGGTAAAAGAACACCTGCTATCCAGGGGTCATAATAGACAAGCATCTCTTGAAGACCTAAAAAATACCAGGGAGCCTTAGCGGGATTTGGAGTCTTTGTAGGATTTGCAGGCTCCTCTAAGGGAGCATCAAGGAGGATGGACCAGACTGTTAGAAAGACAGTAACAAGGATCATAACTATGAGTTCTCTGAAGACCAGCTCAGGCCAGACATGGACTTTCTCAATCGCTTTAGGATTTGATTTTGTTCCCCCATTGTTTTCTAATTTTTTTGCAACATCATTAAGACTTGCCTTTTTTAAGCCAAGATAAGTGAAAAAAATGACCAGAAAGAGCATAAAAGCAATTGCCACATTATCCGGTTTTGTTATTATCTTTTTAAAATTTTCATTAAAACAGGAGATGATAAAATATATTAAGATAAGAATACCAAGAAGAACAGAGAACTTAAGGGAAGTTATAATTTTATAAAATTTAAGGATTAAAAAAAAGATAAAGATAACTAAGGAAAAAGAGATTCTCGGATCAAAGAGAAAGTTTAAAAAATCAATCATAAATTATAAAGAATTATAAAGGGCCTGAAATCCCGCCATCCTTTCTTACCCTCCAGAAATGGATGGCCATTAAGATCCCTGCAACCAGAGGGATTCCGACGCAGTGCCAGACATAGAACCGCAAAAGGGCATTTCCTCCAACAAACTTGCCGCCTATAAGGGCAAATCTGATATCAGAGCCCGCATCAACTATTGCAAAGGGTCCCTCATGGCCTAAAAATGGAGTTGCCCTCGCCATATTGGTTCCAACAGTGATTGCCCACATAGCTAACTGATCCCAAGGCAATAGGTATCCGGTAAAAGATAAGAGAAGGGTTAAGACCAAAAGGACAACACCGAGCACCCAGTTAAATTCCCTCGGTTTTTTATAAGAGCCTGTCAAAAATACCCTGAACATATGAAGCCAAACAGTTATCACCATCCCATGACCTGCCCATCTGTGGAGGTTTCTTAAAAGCATCCCAAAGGGAACATCAAATTCTATATATTTCATATCTATGTAAGCTTCCCTTGCTGTAGGGTGATAATAAAACATCAAAAGCAGGCCTGTTATGGTCTCCACGATGAAGAGAAAAAAGGTTATTCCTCCCATGCACCAGGTGGAGGAGAGCTTCAAGCCATCTTTTCTTAACCGTATTGGATGGAGATGCAGGAAGAAATTGGAGACAACAGCTAAAGCTCGGTTTCTCGCGGTTTTAGGAAACTCATGCCTGAATATCGATTTATAAACCTGACTTTCTAAAAGCCTCTCGATAAAATTTTTTTTGTCCATAGTAGTTTAAATTCTCAAAAAGGCTTCAGGATTTTCCCATTCTTCTTTTTCAAATAGAAACTTTGAGCTCTTATCAATGAGGATTTGACCATCCTCAGCCAAAGTTATCTTAAATTTTTCTAAGGGCCTCGGTGCAGGGCCCTCAAAATTTCTTCCATCTCTGTGAAAACCACTTCCATGGCAGGGGCATTTGAATTTATTTTCTGCCTCAAGCCAGTTAGGGGTGCATCCTAAATGCGTGCAGACTGTTGAGAGGGCAAAAAACCCCTCCTTTTCCCTGACTATCCAGACCCCAAATTTGTCTACCCATTTTGTGCTGACGCCTGAGGAATACTCCTCAGGAAATCCTGCTTTGAAAGAGGACAAGGGCTCAAAGAGGACATTGGGGAAAAAAAATCTGATAGTAGCTGCAAGGGATCCTGTAAGGGTTGCAAAAAAGGCTGCCCAAGCAAGGCCGAGTGATGTAAAAATTTTTAAAAAATTTCTCCTCGAATATTGGCTATTTACGCTCATTTATGCCTCTTGCATGTCAGACCTTTACCTCTTGATCATCTCTAATGCCCAGGCTGATACCTTTTTTATACCTTCATCCCTCTCTTTGCTTAAATTTATAAGACAGCTTTGAGCCCTTTTTTCTTTAAGGTTTCCC includes:
- a CDS encoding cytochrome B6 — encoded protein: MDKKNFIERLLESQVYKSIFRHEFPKTARNRALAVVSNFFLHLHPIRLRKDGLKLSSTWCMGGITFFLFIVETITGLLLMFYYHPTAREAYIDMKYIEFDVPFGMLLRNLHRWAGHGMVITVWLHMFRVFLTGSYKKPREFNWVLGVVLLVLTLLLSFTGYLLPWDQLAMWAITVGTNMARATPFLGHEGPFAIVDAGSDIRFALIGGKFVGGNALLRFYVWHCVGIPLVAGILMAIHFWRVRKDGGISGPL
- a CDS encoding Rieske (2Fe-2S) protein, which encodes MSVNSQYSRRNFLKIFTSLGLAWAAFFATLTGSLAATIRFFFPNVLFEPLSSFKAGFPEEYSSGVSTKWVDKFGVWIVREKEGFFALSTVCTHLGCTPNWLEAENKFKCPCHGSGFHRDGRNFEGPAPRPLEKFKITLAEDGQILIDKSSKFLFEKEEWENPEAFLRI